TGCCTTGGCTCAAGAACGACAGCCGTGTCAGCAAACTTATCATGAATCCCCTGCTTTCGGGAATCAAACCCGACAACAATGTACAGAACGTTTGTAATCACTAAGGAACGGTGGATAAAACGTCCAACCACTTCCCGCATAATCACGTCCCCCCATGTAAGAGTTTCATGCTTTACTGAAATCACACTCAACCCGAAAATCAGCTTGCCCAGTGTCTGTCCCATTATTTTCGTCATAATGGAAAAGTAGCTAAAAGCCACAAGGGCACTGACAAGACCTGCAAGTGAATAAATCCCAAAGGTGAGTCCTTCAAGACCGATTATGGCGAGGACACTGCCTGCTATAAGTCCGTTCAGGCTTGAAACAATAAGCAGATCCACAAGATAGGCCCAGAACCTCATCCAAAAACCACCGTAATAGATTGGTTCATGAAACCGCTCAATTTCATCCCGTTCATTACTGTGAACGACCTCAATATCCTCCCGGTCTTCTTCACGTTCCGCTGCGGAATCGGTGAGCGCTTCTTCTTCCTGTTTTTCATATTCCCGGTTATCATTCATGTTTCCCACCTCAATTCGTGTACAGATACATCAGGCGTGGAGCGTGGGACTGATGGATCCATTCTTTCATAGAGTACATAGACAACTGATCACCGAAAACGGATTGAGCTGCAGCTCCAAATAAGGATGGGAAGCCAAGTGGCTGACGATACTCAACAACATCAATATCTCCTTTGCCGATATCTTCCCTGAAGGCTTCAATCACATCGTCAAGGTCCCCGAGGCCGTCAACCAAATCTGCTTCATAGGCCTGGTTTCCCGAATAAATACGGCCATCTGCCAGCTCTTCAACCTGATCGCGCGGCATGTCCCGACCTTCCGAAATAATATCAACAAAACGTTCATACGATTCGTCAATGAGATCCTGCAGAATCTGACGCTCATCGTCCGTCATCTCACGGGTTGCAGACATGATGTCTTTATACGGTCCGCTCTTAATCACTTCGGATTGAATGCCAAGGTCTTCAGCCAGCTCAGCCACATTCAATGACTGCATGATAACACCGATTGAACCTGTTATCGTTTGTGGATGAGCGTATACCTGTGCAGCGGGAGCCGCGATATAGTATCCTCCACTCGCAGCCATACTCTGCATGCTGATATAGATTTCTTTTCCGTATTCCTCCTGTATTTCAACGATCTTGTCATGAATCTGGTCGCTCTCCATGACTCCGCCACCCGGAGTGTTAACACTGATAATAATTCCGTCAACACTTCCGTCGTTTGCGGCAGCGTCAAGTTGCTTCAAAAAACGGTTATGGTTGTATGTAGCAGATTCAAAAAGTGAAGGAGCATCATAACTGCTCTGAATGACCCCGTTTAAGTGCATTACAACAATCTTTCCATTACCATTTCCTCTTTCAAGAACATGTTCATCTACATCGTACTCCTCACCGGCAAAAAGATCGTCCCAATCTGTAGTGAAAGCACCCATAGCAAGAGAAAAGAAACTTGACCCCATAAATAATGCCACAGCAATTCCTACTGCAACCC
This DNA window, taken from Alteribacter keqinensis, encodes the following:
- a CDS encoding RDD family protein: MNDNREYEKQEEEALTDSAAEREEDREDIEVVHSNERDEIERFHEPIYYGGFWMRFWAYLVDLLIVSSLNGLIAGSVLAIIGLEGLTFGIYSLAGLVSALVAFSYFSIMTKIMGQTLGKLIFGLSVISVKHETLTWGDVIMREVVGRFIHRSLVITNVLYIVVGFDSRKQGIHDKFADTAVVLEPRQTRRSA
- the sppA gene encoding signal peptide peptidase SppA, whose amino-acid sequence is MSGKRWVAVGIAVALFMGSSFFSLAMGAFTTDWDDLFAGEEYDVDEHVLERGNGNGKIVVMHLNGVIQSSYDAPSLFESATYNHNRFLKQLDAAANDGSVDGIIISVNTPGGGVMESDQIHDKIVEIQEEYGKEIYISMQSMAASGGYYIAAPAAQVYAHPQTITGSIGVIMQSLNVAELAEDLGIQSEVIKSGPYKDIMSATREMTDDERQILQDLIDESYERFVDIISEGRDMPRDQVEELADGRIYSGNQAYEADLVDGLGDLDDVIEAFREDIGKGDIDVVEYRQPLGFPSLFGAAAQSVFGDQLSMYSMKEWIHQSHAPRLMYLYTN